AAAAATACAAGATGACAATATCaatgaaatatttaaattatttcctaTAATTGGCTCTGATTTCAATTCTTTGAGTTTTTTGCCCTTACAGTATTCTGTCCAGTGACCCATTTGCTGACTTTGCAAATATAAACATGTGTTTTGAATATTATCCGCCCACAGCTCGGGGGCCATTCGCGGCCCGCAACTTTGTTTTAACAGCCCGCGGCACATTTTtaaaatagtacaaaaaaaaattatatagaaaagtggaataaaagaccaAACAGTCGAAATattaacaagaacatgttgcaatggtGACTAATGACACAAAGCTGGGCATGAAGGctgtttttttctctttaaaaCTGTAATTGcttaaaaaaattatcaaaatgtatattattttttgacttactagtggctccaattacttcatgtAAAAATTCTACTTAGGAATATttttagggaaaatattgcatattttgtgtgtttgccatagaaaaaacaaaataaaaacacctgGAATTGACATGTGTCAAAGTACTCATTTTCTCATTAATTGTAATtactttttttcattttgacagaaaaaatacatgtactacTTGAAACtacataccttttaaactttaatagtatccaatgacacaacaaatattacagtatatcatactttccaaacatgttttgtctaaataaaagtaCTTAGCTTTACAGCAAATTAcccatcaaattaaaaaaaatgtcaatacattTTACATTGTCCTTTTCAGTATATCACTGTAAATTGATCAAAAGCTACCATTGTTTTTtgtgttaaaattctgttgactgaactgccagtttttaactgtaaaatcttgtttttaatggtgtactactgtaaatggaaagagagtacatttgtttttacggtagaaaaactggcatcTATGTTGCCAGAATACAAaaataacttgtactgtttttcccattcacaatataatgttgtaaaaaccaatgttCATTTAACACAAGAATTCTGTCATCTGAGCTGCCAACTTTTTCtgtaaaaaaccccaaaaaacagtggtactgtttttccatttaccgtaaaatgttgtaaataataaaaaaacactatttttacataaaaatgttgtaaatgtaaagttttttactgtgaaatcgacagtctacttaaaacaatttataccaataataatgaaatccagaggcaaattcatacatttgCTGttacataactgccatgtggccctcaatgaaaaccagctTGACATCCCTTATCTAGAAATTAAAGAATGAACAGTAAAAGTAAATGTATGActaatttttaaaacttttatgagtggggtccTTCTGGATCCCTGAaaattagtgggatttttttaaaacctcattgttcaaaaattatcaaaatcaacgttattaatcgttgacctatttaaggctccaattactgtACTTCACGTCAAATAATACACTTTGaaaatttggggggaaaatcttTTTCCATAAAAACAGGGTGTTCTTTAACAAAGGGCATAAAACAGTTTTGTTTAATTTAAAATTCACATCAAcagatctgaagttaatctaaAGATTTAAGCTTAGAAAAAATATActacttatttttttacttttttatgacAGACAGACACTTCCAGGAGGACGTGTTTGTTCGCTTGTCTctgtcaaatgtgcagacacagctggaacatgtcatcaacatgcattatgaCAATATAACCATAGTACTAAAAACTCAAATTTACTACCTGACTGTTGACATCATTGACAGCTTCTGCCAACGCCAACGTCGCCAACTGGATCACCAGCTCCGGTAGACCCACGTCCTCCAGCAAACGAAgtacctaacacacacacacccacagagcAGTCATCAGTTGCTAGCATAAGCACACCTTGCATGTTGTATGAAGTCTGTAAGCATTTGAAATTAGCAAAAAGAGAATGTAGCGTGAAACCATTTTATTATGAAGACTACTATGAAGTCTCCTCTTTGTTTTTTTGGAGCACTTGACCACAGTGCTGTGTGCGTGGAGTTAAGATGTAAACGAAAGGACCTTCTGAGTTACAGCTGATATCCTTTCTTCATAGTGAGCTTACACCGCATCACCGGTTACAGTTGTAAAAGTCACTTACGATggcctgtttttttccccccctctctcatatatatatatatatatatatatatatatatatatatatatatatatatatatatatatatatatatatatatatatacacacacacacatacagtggggcaaaaaagtatttagtcagccaccaattgtgcaaattctcccacttaaaatgatgacagaggtctgtaattttcatcatcggtacatttcaactgtgagagacagaatgtgaaaaaaaatccaggaattcacattgtaggaattttaaataatttatttgtaaattatggtggaaaataagtatttggtcaataacaaaaattcaactcaatactttgtaatataacctttgttggcaataacagaggtcaaacgattactatagttttttttttaccaggtttgcacacatagtagctggtattttggcctattcctctatgcagatcttctcgagagcagtgatgttttgaggctgttgccgagcaacacagactttcaactccctccacacaTTTTCTacggggttgaggtctggagactggctaggccactccaggactttcaaatgcttcttacagaGCCGCtttttacggagccactccttcgttgcccgggcggtgagtttgggatcattgtcatactggaagacccagccacgtttcatcttcaaagcggtcactgatggaaggaggttttggctcaaaatctcacgatacatggccccattcattctttccttaacacggatcaatcgcctgtccccttagcagaaaaacagacccaaagcatcatgtttccactcccatgcttcacagtaggtatggtgttcttgggatgcaagtaagtattcttcttcctccaaacacgacgagttaagtttataccaaaaagttctattttggtttcatctgaccacatgacattctcacaatcctctgctgtatcatccatgtgctctctggcaaacctcagatgggcctggacatgcactggcttaagcagggggacatgtctggcactgcaggatttattccctgtcggcgtagtgtgttactgatggtaacctttgttactttggtcccagctcgttgcaggtcattcaccaggtccccccgtgtggttctgggatttttgctcaccattctcatgatcattttgaccccacgggatgagaccttgcgtggagccccagatcgaggaagattatcagtggtcttgtatgtcttcccttttctgataattgctcccacagttaattttttcacaccaagctgcttgtctattgtagattcactcttcccagtctggtgcaggtctacaattattttcctggtgtccttcgacagctctttggtcttggccatagtggagtttggagtctgactgtttgaggctgtggacaggtgtcttttatacagataatgagttcaaacaggttccattaatacaggtaacgagtggaaaacagaagagcttcttaaagaagacgttacaggtctgtgagagccagaaatCTTCTGTGTTTGaactgaccaaatacttatttctccaccagaatttacaaataaattatttaaaattcctacaatgtgaattcctggatttgtttttcacattctgtctcacacagttgaagtgtacctatgatgaaaattaaagacctctgtcctcattttaagtgtgagaacttggctgactaaatacttttttgctccactgtatatatgtatgtatgtatgtatgtatatatatatatatatatatatatatatatatatatatatatatatatatatatatatatatatgccatctCCAAGCAACCACAAGGAACTTTTCTAACCTATTATGccagagaatcaattctgaatcgaagaGTCAGACGAGGAATCAGTTTCCAATCGTTAGGAGCCTAAAAGTTCACCCCTTACAGTTTGACCCCAAAAAAATGCAGCACAAACGGTTGGGACACGTTTGGAGAGATTTTGACAAGTTGGGGAAGAGAATGTATTTTACTATAACTTAAAAACCATAATGgcacaaacaaaacatttcaCCGTAAAAATAAACGGCAGTGTTCATTTAATAGTTGCAATAAGGGCCGCCAACATTACACAGGTGCACAATACTACCATGGAGCGGTTAATTGATATCATGCCTTATGAATCGATACGACAAAAAGCAGGTATCGATCTGTAGGAGAGCACCTTGTTGTAGTAGTGCAGTCGTGGCGTGCAAGTGGCTTCGTCGTACTCGCCGCCCGTCAGCTTGATGAGAAACTCCTCCTTCTCCACCTCAGCGGCGGCCTCGTGGAAGCACTGCAAGGCCTGACGAAGGAAAGAAGTCGACTGAAGGGGGCCTGACGAGATTAAAGGCTGTGAGTAGGACGGGTGGGGAGGTGAGCTTCAACTAACCTTGTGACCCTCGCCGTTAGCCAAGTAGCACTGCGCTAGCATGAAGCGACAGGATCCGATGTTCACCAGACACCACTGGCCAATCAGACGCACATACTCCTGAGTGAAAGGAAGTGCTTGGTTTAAGAAGAGTCATAACCACGTGAGCTCTAGTGAGCACTTACCTGCAGCTGCGTGTACTGACAGTTAGCCATGAGGCATTCTGGGAAGTGGAAACTGGGATTAATGGGCCAGCTGGTACACATCAGCTAAGGAAACACTGGATCCAGATATTAGGAACAGTCTCGCTGGCACATTGTCTTCACGAGTGAGGATACAGCAGCTGTGCCAGAAGCTGGACCACATTTGAGATCAAATCGGTCCAGATGAGGACCGGGCCGCCTGCTGACGGGTCGCTGTTCTGGGAGAAGATCTGGGAAAGGATCATCTTGCGGGCAGAGGTCTGGTAGAAGAGCTCCACCAGCGTCTGAGGACTGAGCGCTAAATAGCACAAAGCACGTGTCAGCAGCCGTTCTTCAGAACCACCAGAGACGCCTGCAAAACACGGATTTCTGACCTGTCGACTTGGAGACAAGACACGGCGAGTCGGACAGGTCCAAGGCGGTCAGGTGCTGCAGGTTAGCTTCTCTGGAGTGGGAAAACAGGATGTCAAAAGTTAAACACCGGAacttgttagcacaggcaggtcTAGGGATTGGCGAGGACTCACATGGTGTCGTCAGCGACAGGACAGCTTAGACTTTGACTGACGTGCTTGAGCAGGAAGTACGAGGACAGGAGGTGGGATGCACGTGGGATCACTTCCTGTTGGATCTGAAGGAGCAGGGCACCCCCGCCGGCCAgcacctgacacacacacacacacacacacacacacacacacacacacacacacacacacacacacacacacacacacacacaaagaagtttaGTTGTTGCTTAGCGCCACTTAAAGATGTGCTTGTGTACATACGTGGTCGCCGAGGCGCAGGCAGAGCTTGAGGAGGAGAAGCAAGTCGCGGCACAGGAGCGCCCGCGTCATGGTCATGTGACTGAGGGCCTGGCAGATAAGCGAGACGGCGGTGGTGCTGGCGTAGAGCTGGGACAGGCTGAGGCGCACGCTCACCGTTTGACCTGCCAGAAATCCAGAATGTCAGTTATAATTATAACTAATGAGAAATAGTATTTGTCTGCCATCTTAATCTACCAATCAATTAGGGCTAGACAATATTGGTTTGACCTATTTTGTCAAAACTACTAATTATCTACCAGCGAATTTACTGTTAACAGCTGGTTACTGTCTTTTGTAACATAGTTCTATCTAAAATTCagtcaaaatgtaataatcactcattctgAAACTTTACATTATTTCTGGGTGAtattacaaatttgggtatcaatccgatatcaagtagttacaggagcaGTATTGGCCACACCAATGCTGATACTTCAAAAATTAAAGATGAATGAACAGTTATATTTTTGATCAAAATTATAATTAGAGAAAAAcacctgtgtccagggacttatttacggagtttgtaaacaacaataatatCTAATCAAATAGACCGTCTACGGATACTATACCATCTATGGATACTATTCTTGGTATTATTACTGTTGATACTTGTAACAATCAGCCCACCTTTTTTACATTTGAGAGCTCTAGTTCAGCCGTTAGCATATCCTCcgagcatatttagctattcctcatcctcctaGCATATTTAGATATTCCTCATGCTCCAGtaataatgttacttgtaagaaagtttatttgccgccatggaggcaaggattaatGATTGAGACATGGCACTGTGGAGTGACGCTACCAAGAATGATACATCGTATTGAGGACGCGTTTATTCGCTTGTGGCTGTCAAATTTGCAgaacagctagaatgtgtcatcaatgtgtcatttttataatataaatatggtTTTAAAAGCTCCATCTTCGGCCGATTTATATTGAGGGAGTGCTGGGTTGCACAATCAGCCAATCAAGTTAAAGTATTACCAGGCAGGAGTGGACTTTCTTCAAAGTCAAGGTCAATCTCCAGGTCCAGCTCCCTCAGCAGAAGCAACATGGCCGCCATGGGGTTGCGGATGTCCTGCAGTTTGTTCTGAATGTCCTCCATCACGTTTTGACTGCAAACAAGATAGAATACTCAGCTCaacaccacaccaagtgtgtgtgtgtgtgtgtgtgtgtgtgtgtgtgtgtgtttgtgcgtgcttACTTGTCATGAGACAGCAGGTTCTCCAGGATGAGATCAGCTGTTCTTTCGGGTGACTCTGCGTGTTCTAGAGCTTTCTCCATCTCGTACGCCATGTCTGGTGACACGGCGTCGCTCAGCAGCCGCAGACAGGTTACCAGCGTCGCAACACCTCGACCCACCTCCGCATCTGGAGGACACGGCGAACACGTGAACACTACATACACGTCCGCGCACACAAAAAGGAGGCGCTAACCTTCAGTGAGGAGTGTGTCGTCGTCGCAGAGGAAGTAGTCGTCAGATGACAGGTAGAGGTGGTCCACAGCCAAACATGGCAGCAAGAAGGAAATGAAACCCTGAAAGGACAACATCTCCCTTGTCAGAACTTGTGGGTCCCAGCTCAACACCTGGTCAGTATTTACCTTCTTCAGCAGGCACATTATGTGACTGTGTGGACTGGCGCTCAGAGCAAGTGGCATGGACAGAACCTCCTGATACTGCAGGCAGCAGGCGTAGAACTTAGACCAAAATTCCACCTGGAGCTGTCGATATTCCTCCTGGGAAAACTCAAACTCTGTGACGCTGCTTTGGAGCTGAAGGAGAAAGACACAAAGTGATTATTTTTCTTGTGAGAATCACGAGACAACTCCGTGCCACCATTCTGCCGTCATCACCTCACTCTCCACAGCCAGCGTCACCTCTTTCTTCAGACCCTCCCACGATATGTCGGTCATGACGTCCTGGCCTCGGCGGAAGATCTGATTGAAGACAAACAACGCGGCGGTCACGTGGTGACCTTTTAGAAACATGTGCATTCACACACCTGTAGAGCTTTGAAGATGGCCGCCGCCGTGAAGCCAAGAGGAGAGAAGAGCACGTCCAAGTAGGTCTCCTGTCAATCATCACAACTTCATGTAAGATTTGAGCATTTTATGCAATTCAAACTAGGGATCCACCGATTAATGATgtaaatatttggcattttgacgtaCATTGCATTCacctttgtttttgttatttctgcatcaatatttttttttacaaaactacatctgcagatactacacatatatctgtataatattttttttttttattaaagtactGTAAATAGTAACCATTGCTAGAGCACAATCCCTTTTACCCTACAGGAGAAAAGTTTTGTTTCAGCAGGAACCCATTTTTTCTCAACCCCatttaagaagaaaaaaatacactTATTGTCAATAATTCTCCGCAAATATATTTTGACATCTGATAGGGCATTTATTGGAATTCTTGTGAGAATTATTCTCATGTCTGCTAAGCTGCGTTCATGTGGGCACGCCTCCTATATCTCTCCTAATGTCACCTACAGTACGTCTCCACTGCTGACCTTtttaaaaactttaaaattttgccGTGAAATAACATTTTTGCTCTTCTTTCCTGGCGTCTTCCCGGTTACAATTAGTTTGTTTTCGCTACTACAGCGAGGGAGTCGCTCAAAAAGCCTTCTGTCAGCAATACTTAAAAATCCAAACTTAGTTTAAATTGACTAATAGGAGTCGTATTATATAAATAAAGAAGAGCAGGCTGCAGCTCACACATtatcatactttctgtaacatccaggaagaaattaTGTCAGCCAGCTTGATATAATGCCTCAAATATAAGCTACAAGAAGGAGCCCAGAATTATTTAAATTTAAATGTTCACAATATTTTAGGGTTCCACAGAAGGAAATCTTACAATGTATCAAATCCAAAAACTACTATAAAATTGTATAAAGTTGAGTAGATGGCGAGTTATTATGATGTAGATAGAGAAAtcccttttttaaaataattttcccAGGAAATTCCCCTTAATTTTATAAGCAAACGTTGATGCTACTCTTAGACACATCTAATAAAGATGTTAGTGAAATCCCCTGATGTTTTTAGTGCTAAATTAACCTCAACATTAGCGCCCATAAAATATTATGTTGCTACTGGTCCAACGCTTCCTAAAATTAGAAAAAGCCTTGCCCAGCTGTTTACTAATATctactattcatgtttaaataacttttactgcaaatgaatatcggCTTTCGGCGTCCTTGACTATTAATAAACGGTATCATGAAAAAAACATATTGATTGCTATAAGAAGTGGATTGACAAGCGACAGTGGACTTACTCTGGGATCCTGGTCCACTCCAACGTGAACTTCATCTTCAGGAGGAGGCTGAACAAACACTTGATTCCACTGGCCTGCTGTGTTACTGACAGACATCAAAACAgaatcattgttttttctctcaagAAACTTCATAAGAGAACAAGACGTTTTAAAACGTTATAATATAAACAATAGGAATGTAAGTTGTAGACAAGGAAGAGGTTAGTGTGGGAAGTTCTCAAGCAGACTCACTGCTCATAGTTGATGTATTTGACGATGCTGCTGTTTGAGTCGTCTAGCCACAGAGCCCAAATGTCAGTGGAGGTCAGCGTGAAGTCGACCAGCGTCTCCTGTGGACATACATTGCATTGCAACTAGTACATATCAGGCCAAATATCTTTAAGTGCCTCAAACATGAGTGCGCCCTGCACATTTCAGTAAGCACCATATCCTAGATATGTTCCTTGGGTTATGAAGCAGTTCCGTTCCGAGGCAATGATGTAAGTCGGAAAAGTAACCCCTTCCTCTCATCCCTCTAGTATTCATTAACATTACCAATTAGGGCTGGCGGAAAAAGAAAATGATTCACATCCTAATCCACATTTGCGATTcatgtgtaaatataaactgattGAATACTTAAGAATCACAGATGGGATCCATATATGATATAAATTCGGCCGACGATAGAGCTTTAAAAtaacagtagagtggaaaaacaagtttacTTTACatgcttatttgtgtttcaacatatccattaaaccatatccaactGTATTTACAATCCGTAAAGTATGTGAAAACGCTGTATagacatcacaaaatgccacaaattcagtcagcttctaaaactgattgctcatcctctttgtgttcgggctcaaaaaatATAAGGTCCTGGATCATAATAATTCCAAACCCAAaggttgttggctctcacaaagtatGCTTGATTAGCATTCTTGTTGATGAGGAAGGGATCTTTGGCTCCTAGCGTGACGTCACGCGATCACGTGATTGGCTTCCTCCTtagctcttcttcttcttcttctactgctgctgctgctgctgctgctgctactgctgctactgctactgctactactactaataataataacacaatgaAGCAAATTTGACCGCGGCAACTGAACAAAAGTGTCCTCGCTGCAATGTAGCGTCCTTGCTAGTGGCTAACGTCTTTTGGTGTCATTAATCGGATAAACATGATAATAGCTCTAATATAGAGGCTACTCGTTTTTACACACTActccatggcggcaaataaaAACACTTCTTAAAAATATCCCTGGAGGATAACAAATAGCTGAACCTGCTACCCTACACACCATCTGAGGATATGTTAACTACAAGCTCTTGAACGTAAACACAGGTAAGCGGATCATACAAAAATCGACAAAGTGGTTAGAGCAATATTTTTTACCATCGAAAAATCTTTTGTCATTTTAGTTATTGTTTACAAAATCAGGAAACAAGTCCCCTTGTATAGGAAGGCTTTAGGGACCAAAGCCAAATTATTTCAATCAGAGCCAATGATTGTTACACCGCCATCtaatgtttttgtctgattataattgtaaACAAAAATTGAAAGATTCAATGATCTTGAAAGTTTTATGTATCAGTATTGTTATGACTAATACTGCCCCTGTCACTAAtttgtattggatcgatacccacatttgtagtaTTGCCTAAAACTAATGTACAGTATCTAAACAAAATATTTGTTCATTACATtgtaacataagtgtagatagaaccatgtttCAATTATAATTATGATCAATTATAACTGATCAAAAAATGAATGATTCAATGATCTTGAAAGTTTTAGGTATCAGTATTGGTATGACTAATACTACCTATGTTACTACTTGGTATTtgatcgatacccacatttgtagtatcgtccaaaactaaaacaacaacaaaataagtgTTCATGACAATTTAacacaagtgtagatagaaccatgttacaacaaaaagtaaacagatattaacagtaaattaacaagaagATTAATAATAGTATTGAGGAAATAATATAAACAGAAATGACGCAATGTGTTACCAATTGAGTCAGGAAACAAATTAGaagttttgaaatggttctatcaTCATTTacacaccaaataatatattgtgatatgaATCATTATCGTAGGAGCCTGCATTATAAATATTtatcgcaatatagattttaggcaaTATTGCCCATCCCTAGAGCACATTTAAGAAAAATCATAAAAACACACTTGCGATTACAACACTACTTGTACGTAGAACAATATATTATTCCAATGAAAATAAGACGCCCCCAAGTTAATGCAGTGGAAAAGGAGTATCTCAACAGTAGCACTATCGCACCACCAGACCGTGACTCTACACACCATGCTTGACTCCCGTGTTGCCAGCCATTTAGACAAAAGTGGTTGCGTTTTGACTCATTTTCAGTGgatactagtaaatgtgttttgctatacaagctgtacattgactactctaaaGCATAACCACGCTTGCTGAAGTGTTAGAAATGCtgctgaagtggcagctggttgcattagCTCACTGCTCTTAATTTCCTTTGTCTTTTGTATTCTTTAATGTTGGCCTCTTGTTCCTACGCATTTACCTTATTTTTGGTGGACTTTTtaaatctgcactgcaaccacataattttTCCTTTTGTTGGATAACTTATATCCTATCCTAATAAATGATTGCGTTAGAGATCGACCGCTTATTGGTGTCGATATTTGGTATTCTGACGTACATAGATACCAGCTTATTTTTGACtggtgtggggtttttttttgtttttgttttttttacaactacaacatAACTTCATCAGCAGATACAAGAGACACACATGGTACcagtttttagttttgtttttttaaaatgtgaagTACATAACTATTGCTAAATCCATCAACTGCTATAAAATCGAGTACATGGCCAAGTATTGTGATGAGAAATCCCATATTTCTAAATAATTATTTCGAAATGCAAATGTCAATGCCACTCTTAGACACAcattataaaaatgtgtgtgaaaTTCCGTGAGGGTTTTTGGTGCCAAATTAAGCACATAAGTGCCACATAAAACACTTATGTCGCTACTGGTCCGACGTTTCCTAAAACATTATgctaaaaaaactatttaaatccTTGTTTAGCTGTTTACTGgcatagactaaacatgttaaaatacatttgaattcAAATGAATATCTGCTCCAAATATCGGTTATCGGCCTCCTTGAGTACTAATAATCTGCATCGGTCGATCTCTAGTTTTTGTGGCTCACCTGAGTGGAGAACAGCGAGGAGATGTGGTCCAGGCTGTAGCGATTGTTGTCAGTGGGGACCAGCTGCAGTACGATGAACTGTCCTCTGTGGGGCGCCGCTAGGTAGACGGCCAGGCACAGGCCGGAGGCGGCGCAGGAGGTCAGCCGCAGCCTGTGGCCCATACCGGCTAGACGTTTGACCCTTTTCGAGGCTGGCATGTAGTCCAACATATCAGCCTCCAGCAGACATGCTTGATCCTGAGCACACGCCATCAAATATTATTTGAACATTTCAGACTGAGTCCTCTGACGGGTCCAGCATCTGGATGTGCAGACTACCCAAAATTAATCCGCTCACCCTGAAGGACCACATGCGCAGTTTGTGATCCTGACACAGTGCCAAGATGATGGAGTCGTCTTCCAGCTCTCTCACCGCCAGACTGACCACCAAGTCAGCAGGGGTCTGGTCGCCCATGATGGCGCTGGGCATCCAGACGGACAAACGTTGCTTCATGGAACTCCGCTTTAGCTCCACCACCGTCACACCACCTGCACCCGTAAAAACACATTGTCACACTTTGACCTTGTCGCGCGTAACCGCGTCGCGAGCAGCGCAACCTGACCCTGCGCGCCGTGTGCAGGAAGTGTGACGACCATGATGCCCCCAGCGGGTGACGCCAAAGCGTAGTTAGCGTCTCCCTGCTGTGTAAGCCAAGCTGTGGCGGCGCCCACGCTTCCAGCAGGGGTCAAGGCGCTGGGGATGGGAGCGCTGTGACAAGCATCCTGCAGGTTCAGTTTGGCCGCGTCAGTGAAGATAGACTGCATGTGAAGCTCCGTAGCCAGCTCCTGGACAAGTTACACAACACTTTAGTTGGCGTCTATGTACAGGTTTCACACaacttttccatggccaaattcaagcactttttaaggactttcaagatcaattttccagtacccttcaaaagcCGAAAACCAGTTCGAATCAATCAAcagccttgttgtttgaggtcaccaaatgctgtctgtaagaaaaatatggaaaatctgctaaaacctaagcctaacaCTGAACCAGCAGTTTTCATTAGCTGAATGGGGCATAGGaaatgaagcagtgtttctgtAGACTATTCAATGTATTGGTGTGTGCAAATGTATCTACAT
The sequence above is drawn from the Nerophis ophidion isolate RoL-2023_Sa linkage group LG03, RoL_Noph_v1.0, whole genome shotgun sequence genome and encodes:
- the nup160 gene encoding nuclear pore complex protein Nup160, producing MAAALERSFIEICGFEREPVQRFREVHIKSASTPAPGALKFPDTAGAFHYDDGGKAHSITSNRFISWSTSGDTLQLVEQSLDTNLLNSAIKLRFTHCNVVPGGVSILETPNNVVVLIATNRSVHRMVLSHPKRMYRSELATELHMQSIFTDAAKLNLQDACHSAPIPSALTPAGSVGAATAWLTQQGDANYALASPAGGIMVVTLPAHGAQGGVTVVELKRSSMKQRLSVWMPSAIMGDQTPADLVVSLAVRELEDDSIILALCQDHKLRMWSFRDQACLLEADMLDYMPASKRVKRLAGMGHRLRLTSCAASGLCLAVYLAAPHRGQFIVLQLVPTDNNRYSLDHISSLFSTQETLVDFTLTSTDIWALWLDDSNSSIVKYINYEHNTAGQWNQVFVQPPPEDEVHVGVDQDPRETYLDVLFSPLGFTAAAIFKALQIFRRGQDVMTDISWEGLKKEVTLAVESELQSSVTEFEFSQEEYRQLQVEFWSKFYACCLQYQEVLSMPLALSASPHSHIMCLLKKGFISFLLPCLAVDHLYLSSDDYFLCDDDTLLTEDAEVGRGVATLVTCLRLLSDAVSPDMAYEMEKALEHAESPERTADLILENLLSHDNQNVMEDIQNKLQDIRNPMAAMLLLLRELDLEIDLDFEESPLLPGQTVSVRLSLSQLYASTTAVSLICQALSHMTMTRALLCRDLLLLLKLCLRLGDHVLAGGGALLLQIQQEVIPRASHLLSSYFLLKHVSQSLSCPVADDTIEANLQHLTALDLSDSPCLVSKSTALSPQTLVELFYQTSARKMILSQIFSQNSDPSAGGPVLIWTDLISNVVQLLAQLLWPINPSFHFPECLMANCQYTQLQEYVRLIGQWCLVNIGSCRFMLAQCYLANGEGHKALQCFHEAAAEVEKEEFLIKLTGGEYDEATCTPRLHYYNKVLRLLEDVGLPELVIQLATLALAEAVNDVNSQAALWTRIFKHHLDLGHNSDAYEALIQNPDSSMQLDCLRQLVVVLCERAQLHDLVHFSYVNLHDEVVSIMESRARGLDLLSHNYYELLYAFHINRHNYRKAGSVMLELGMRLGREVPSVVGLKKQVNCFLAAINCLRLIRPQYAWMLQPAWPPQGDRPGASPKRNSDGDFVSRPVKRQVDILEIKDVEKEYALAQCRLTLAEHHPASAAIAGGASAAELVRLLLDCGLFTCASRLCHTFKVPLTSLFEALTYRCIKLQFGGEESQNEAWLWLSANQLSSVVNTKESSAADEAWRLLASFLERFPSANGIHHRCVLTKLLSHGMPPPDWLVKSFKEVDAAALLRLYLNFDLLDAAAELVIEYVDALLGRGHQYFGIKAPLSATAPCVWLPYTSIDQLMVALKETQTNVIIYNKLRDKLSDYHKLVDQTTKMRLANI